A portion of the Faecalibacterium sp. I3-3-89 genome contains these proteins:
- a CDS encoding HU family DNA-binding protein has protein sequence MTRSQMIETVARKTGFTEAQVETTMDALFDQIADCLRADEKVTIAGFGRFEMRPRKPKAYTNPKTKVSSRLESTSIPGFKASGRFKQKLEAGRAAKSVEETA, from the coding sequence ATGACTCGTTCCCAGATGATCGAAACTGTGGCACGCAAGACCGGCTTCACCGAAGCGCAGGTCGAGACCACGATGGACGCACTGTTTGACCAGATCGCCGATTGCCTGCGTGCCGACGAAAAGGTCACTATCGCTGGCTTTGGCCGCTTCGAGATGCGTCCCCGCAAGCCAAAGGCATACACCAACCCCAAGACCAAGGTCTCCAGCCGTCTGGAGTCTACCTCTATCCCCGGCTTCAAGGCCAGCGGCCGTTTCAAGCAGAAGCTTGAGGCAGGCCGTGCCGCAAAGAGCGTCGAAGAGACCGCCTGA